The Fusarium graminearum PH-1 chromosome 2, whole genome shotgun sequence genome includes a region encoding these proteins:
- a CDS encoding ATP-dependent RNA helicase SUB2, which yields MSHEEDLIDYSDEEIGGNETAATASNGKKGELAAGNNVDKKGSYVGIHSTGFRDFLLKAELLRAIADCGFEHPSEVQQTCIPQALLGGDIICQAKSGLGKTAVFVLATLQQVEPVNGEVSVVVMCHTRELAYQIRDEYNRFSKYMPDIKTGVFYGGTPIKTDVETLKNKETCPHIIVGTPGRLKALVRDKALRLGSVRIFVLDECDKMLDQPDMRTDVQDVFRATPQQKQVMMFSATLSEEVKPICRKFMQNPTEHYVDEDTKLTLHGLQQYYIKLEEKEKNRKLNELLDDLQFNQVIIFVRSTVRATELDKLLRECNFPSIAVHSGVSQEERIRRYKEFKEFKKRICVATDVFGRGIDIERINLAINYDLSNDASSYLHRVGRAGRFGTKGLAISFVSTDQDQEVLKEIEKRFEVALPEFPKEGVDASTYMAS from the exons ATGTCTCACGAGGAAGATCTCATCGATTACTCCGACGAGGAGATCGGTGGCAACGAGACCGCCGCGACTGCctccaacggcaagaagggcgagcTCGCCGCCGGTAacaatgtcgacaagaagggCAGCTACGTCGGTATTCATTCGACCGGTTTCCGCGATTTCCTCCTAAAGGCTGAGTTGCTTCGCGCCATCGCCGACTGCGGTTTCGAGCATCCATCGGAGG TCCAACAAACCTGTATCCCCCAGGCGCTCCTCGGTGGTGACATTATCTGCCAGGCCAAGTCCGGTCTGGGTAAGACTGCTGTCTTCGTTCTCGCTACGCTTCAGCAAGTCGAGCCCGTGAACGGAGAGGTCTCTGTGGTTGTCATGTGTCACACTCGTGAGCTGGCCTACCAGATCCGCGACGAGTACAACCGCTTCAGCAAGTACATGCCCGACATCAAGACCGGTGTCTTCTATGGTGGTACTCCCATCAAGACCGATGTGGAGAcgctcaagaacaaggagacCTGCCCTCACATCATTGTCGGTACTCCTGGTCGTCTGAAGGCTCTTGTCCGTGACAAGGCTCTGCGTCTTGGCAGCGTCCGCATCTTTGTCCTCGACGAGTGTGACAAGATGCTCGATCAACCCG ACATGCGCACTGATGTGCAGGATGTTTTCCGTGCTACTCCTCAGCAGAAgcaggtgatgatgttctcggCCACCCTTTCCGAGGAAGTCAAGCCTATCTGCCGAAAGTTCATGCAGAACCCTACCGAGCACTACGTCGATGAGGACACCAAGCTCACCCTTCACGGTCTCCAGCAGTACTACATTAAgctggaagagaaggagaagaaccGCAAGCTCAACGAGCTCCTGGATGATCTCCAATTCAACCAGGTCATCATCTTTGTGCGCAGCACTGTCCGCGCcactgagcttgacaagcttctccGAGAGTGCAACTTCCCTTCGATCGCCGTTCACTCTGGTGTCAGTCAGGAAGAACG TATCCGTCGTTACAAGGAGTtcaaggagttcaagaagagaATCTGCGTTGCTACCGACGTTTTCGGACGAGGTATCGACATTGAGCGTATAAACCTGGCGATCAACTACGATCTGTCCAACGATGCCAGCTCTTACCTGCACCGTGTGGGTCGTGCTGGACGATTCGGTACCAAGGGTTTGGCCATCTCGTTCGTCAGCACCGACCAAGACCAGGAGGtgctcaaggagattgagaagcgATTCGAGGTCGCTCTACC TGAGTTCCCCAAGGAGGGTGTCGACGCCAGCACTTACATGGCTTCCTAA